The nucleotide sequence ATCAAATCAACAACACATATAGATAAaattcaacacacacacacacacacacgcaaaACCCTAGTATTTGAACAAAAATAATGAGACCACCAAAGAGAGCAATCCAGGTGATATCATCATGGGTACGAAGGCAACCACCAAAGGTGAAAGCTTTTTTGGGTGTAGTAACAGGGATGTTAACTTTGGTATTACTTCGTGTGATCGTACACGATCATGATAATTTGTTTGTTGCTGCTGAAGCTGTTCACTCCATTGGTATCTCTGTTCTTATTTATAAACTCATGAAGGAAAAAACTTGTGCTGGTAAGTTTATAATTTCAAttttaattgattattattatcaagtcattcataAGTTTGATTGCTCTTAATGTTAGTGTATTGAGGTTGAATTAGGTAATCTAGCTATTATTTTAATGAGGAATTTTGGTTTGGACTTGGGGTTTTTGAGTTGGATGTTAAGATGGTCTTTTTAATTTCAGAATTGATGTTAAAATAGAACAAAACTAGGTGTCTAATTTGAGACACTGAAATTTAACACCGAAGCCAAAACAGGGGAAATCGTTCAGGGTCGTGTCTTATTTGAGTGTCTAATTCAtagtaatttaacatctaatttggttaaataataaaaataaatttattatttCAAAAAATCAAACACAAAACAGCTTCTGATGCTAGAAGGTGAGGCTGACGCCGGCTTTTAACGCCGGCAAAATGCCGGGACGGAGTTGGCGCTGCCACCGTCCCCGCTGTCGGATTTCGTCGACGGTGAAAAATGCTGTCAACTCCCTGTGCTCTAACGTGGTGCATCTATTAATTAAACTCTGAAATGAGAATTTGGATCTGAGTATGGTTTTGTAGTAACTTGTGCAATTATATACGAACGATTGGTGATTAATTGTTTCTAATTGATAGTTTTATTTTCAGATTTTGTATTAGACAAGTTAAAAAATTGGTTCTTAAATTGTTTTGTTTTTTGGCTCAGACATTATTTGTAATATCAAATTTTATGTTGCTTCTTTGTGTTAAAAAAGACTTTGTTTGTAGTTGCATCAAATTAATTTACCGAACAAAAGTTTCAGCGTAATTGACATAAATTTGTGACAAGATATACCAATATAGAGTTCTAAAGGTTGTAATCGTACAGCTGCATCTTATTGTATCCACATTGTTTACGGAATTGTTGTTCTCTATCAAGGTTTAAAAAAACGGAAACGTGCCTCGAGGCGTTTCCCCTCTGTGAGGCGAGGCGTACGCCTCGAGGCGAACCGAGGCGTACGTTCGAGGCGGagttgacttatgttgactttttaataataaatatatatattatgataatatGTAAATAATAGGGGctgttattgtcattttattaaagTTTCAAGAGTGTATATTAAGTTTGTTCTTAATATTATAAGAAAAGATAAACATGAAAACGACATATCAATGACACAAATATCAATGATACAAAGTAAAAGTTTAGGGGCTGttctttatcaatatcaattattttTCCAGTGTTTTTACTTCTGAAGAACTCCATAAAAACTATTTTCTCTTTCCTCAACCCTTCCATCTAACTTCTTCTTCTTCCATCTAACTCCGGTCACCGGATTTTTCAGGTTTCAATTCTTTTTCTTCCTATCTTCTCTTCTATTTGATTTTCGTGTTCTCCTTCCTCATCTTTACTCGATTCCGGCAACATCCAAGTTTTCCGACACCGTTAAATGCTGTTTGACCGCCGTTGACCGGTTGTGAACATGAGGCGTACGTTTTTCACTTACCTGTGAGGCGTACCAAAATCGAACCGCCTCTCCCATTTGAGGCGTACGTTTTAATTGGCCTTTGAGGCGGACGTTTCAAAACGGAATATTCGAAAATCGCATTGAGGCGCGCCTCAAGGCGTACGAGGCGACCGTTTTTTTAAACCATGTTCTCTATTTAATATTTTCACTTTTTTTTTATAATTCATACTTTGTTATAAATTGTTGATCTGATGATAAAGTGTTGCGTGATTGTAGGGCTATCGTTGAAAACACAGGAACTAACAGCTATATTCTTGGCTGTTAGATTATACTGCAGTTTTGTTATGGAGTATGACATACACACGTTGCTTGATTTGGCTACATTGGCTACCACTTTATGGGTTGTATTTATGATTCGTTTTAAACTTAAATCAAGCTACATGGAGGATAAAGATAATTTCGCAATGTACTATGTGGTAAGTCTTGTATCATGAAGATTGCcagattttattatttttttattccaGGTAATATTCGTGTATAAATatctaatcattcattttcattatgTAAATTTCTTAATTACCATCCACAAGTTTCTTATATACTTTGTTAGTAAATGTACAGCAAACAATAAAGTAATCTTGTTAATACACATACAAGTTAATGTGATTTCATTCGACTCTAATTCTATGAGTATTTCTTTTTTTTAGATATAAAAATCTTAACTTGATATCTTTTTTTGTTGTAGGTGGTTCCTTGTGTTGTACTGGCTCTGTTAATTCATCCGTCAACGTCGCATCATATTATTAACAGGGTATTTTGGGCGTTCTGTGTTTACCTTGAAGCAGTTTCTGTCCTACCCCAACTCAGGGTTATGCAGAACACAAAGGTCTGATATTGGTCATTAAAGACTATTGACTTTTTCTTGGTTGACTTATACGTTTAATGACTTTTGTTTCTCTCTGGCTCACAGATCGTAGAACCATTCACCGCTC is from Rutidosis leptorrhynchoides isolate AG116_Rl617_1_P2 chromosome 10, CSIRO_AGI_Rlap_v1, whole genome shotgun sequence and encodes:
- the LOC139872300 gene encoding uncharacterized protein — encoded protein: MRPPKRAIQVISSWVRRQPPKVKAFLGVVTGMLTLVLLRVIVHDHDNLFVAAEAVHSIGISVLIYKLMKEKTCAGLSLKTQELTAIFLAVRLYCSFVMEYDIHTLLDLATLATTLWVVFMIRFKLKSSYMEDKDNFAMYYVVVPCVVLALLIHPSTSHHIINRVFWAFCVYLEAVSVLPQLRVMQNTKIVEPFTAHYVFALGVARFLSCAHWVLQVLDSRGHLLTALGYGLWPSMVLISEIVQTFILADFCYYYMKSVFGGQLVLRLPSGVV